In Cololabis saira isolate AMF1-May2022 chromosome 1, fColSai1.1, whole genome shotgun sequence, the following proteins share a genomic window:
- the LOC133453561 gene encoding LOW QUALITY PROTEIN: perforin-1-like (The sequence of the model RefSeq protein was modified relative to this genomic sequence to represent the inferred CDS: inserted 1 base in 1 codon; substituted 1 base at 1 genomic stop codon), translated as MARLWHLLLVCWAWSPLCLSSRVSFIGSPQECKTARFVPGYNLGGEGFDIVTMERKGAYVIDTETWDLGNGTCRMYRNSYMNGQKQKVPVSAVDWRPLPKCQFAVSGKLFDSVESLVNDSTSSVSNNWKLGLDIPSSSVGVIFGGSHSKASIFGMQKSRKDRYTFFRHSVRCSFYSYRLVAKPSLSHEFGSAVDSLPPYTRMSQAQYRNLIDTYGTHYVTQVSLGGEMKAVTSIKTCQATMSGVSGTEVKDCLSLEASASFGSPVSINSMFXHCKDKKKXLNHGQSFSSTFRERKTEVTGGNLNGADILFQGKPVPSLYKRWIKSLKSIPDVVQYNLKPLHTILPVNHRGRFGLKQEVEKYIKKNAVQKQCSESCPIGHRSSGRDPCACVCNGNQMIRSNCCPAGKGLATLKVFGLYARGLYGDRTTQTDGSVLVKYGYQRKRTAIIANNDNPRWSEVFEFGPIVINMVNRLRSTVYDEDSYWNSDRLGRCSVKLRKGYVRDSCMFDHGTFFFSYKVECAPSLGGSRCQEYIPSPMSSSAARLFYTRNGVLVGDT; from the exons ATGGCGAGGCTGTGGCACCTGTTGCTCGTGTGCTGGGCATGGTCTCCTCTCTGTCTCTCATCCAGAGTCAGCTTCATCGGTTCACCTCAGGAGTGTAAAACGGCTCGCTTTGTCCCTGGTTACAACCTGGGTGGAGAAGGCTTCGACATCGTTACAATGGAGAGGAAAGGTGCCTACGTCATCGACACTGAAACGTGGGACCTTGGAAACGGCACATGCAGGATGTACAGAAACAGCTACATGAATGGCCAGAAGCAGAAGGTCCCGGTGTCCGCCGTGGACTGGAGACCACTTCCCAAGTGCCAGTTTGCTGTCTCCGGTAAACTCTTTGATTCTGTTGAAAGTCTCGTCAACGACTCCACATCATCTGTGTCCAACAACTGGAAACTTGGTCTTGATATCCCTTCAAGCTCCGTTGGGGTTATTTTTGGCGGTTCCCACTCCAAGGCATCAATCTTTGGCATGCAGAAGTCTAGAAAAGATCGTTACACCTTCTTCCGTCATTCAGTCCGTTGTAGCTTCTATAG CTACAGGCTGGTTGCAAAACCTTCACTGAGTCATGAGTTTGGATCAGCTGTGGATTCCCTTCCTCCTTATACACGTATGAGCCAGGCACAATACCGGAATTTGATAGACACATATGGTACACACTACGTCACACAGGTGAGTCTCGGAGGGGAAATGAAGGCTGTCACTTCTATCAAGACATGTCAGGCAACCATGAGCGGAGTGTCTGGAACAGAAGTCAAAGATTGTCTTTCTTTGGAGGCCTCAGCAAGCTTTGGAAGCCCTGTCTCCATCAACTCCATGTTCTAACACtgtaaggacaaaaaaa aactgaaccaCGGTCAAAGCTTCAGCAGCACGTTTAGGGAGAGAAAGACCGAAGTTACTGGTGGAAACCTTAATGGAGCTGATATCCTTTTTCAGGGAAAACCAGTTCCTTCTCTCTATAAAAGGTGGATCAAATCCCTGAAAAGCATCCCTGATGTGGTCCAATACAACTTAAAGCCCCTGCACACCATTCTTCCAGTCAATCACCGTGGCAGGTTTGGACTAAAGCAAGAGGTAGAGAAGTACATCAAGAAGAACGCAGTGCAGAAACAGTGCTCCGAGTCTTGTCCGATTGGACACAGATCCAGTGGAAGAGATCCCTGTGCTTGTGTCTGCAACGGCAACCAGATGATCAGGTCAAACTGCTGTCCTGCTGGCAAAGGTCTTGCAACATTAAAGGTGTTTGGACTTTATGCACGCGGTCTCTATGGTGACAGGACCACCCAGACAGATGGGTCGGTGTTGGTTAAGTATGGTTACCAGAGGAAGCGCACTGCTATTATAGCAAATAATGACAATCCTCGCTGGTCAGAAGTGTTTGAATTTGGGCCCATTGTAATCAACATGGTAAACCGGCTGAGATCCACTGTTTATGATGAAGATTCATACTGGAACAGCGATCGCCTGGGTCGTTGTTCTGTTAAGCTTCGTAAGGGTTACGTGCGAGACAGCTGCATGTTTGACCACGGCACCTTCTTCTTCTCATACAAAGTTGAGTGTGCACCAAGTCTTGGTGGTAGCCGGTGTCAGGAGTATATTCCCTCCCCCATGAGCTCGTCCGCAGCTCGGCTCTTCTACACCAGAAACGGGGTATTGGTTGGGGACACCTGA